The Microcebus murinus isolate Inina chromosome 4, M.murinus_Inina_mat1.0, whole genome shotgun sequence genome has a segment encoding these proteins:
- the RAG2 gene encoding V(D)J recombination-activating protein 2 gives MSLQMVTVSNNMALIQPGFSLMNFDGQVFFFGQKGWPKRSCPTGVFHFDIKHNNLKLKPAVFSKDSCYLPPLRYPATCMVKGSLESEKHQYIIHGGKTPNNELSDKIYVMSVVCKNNKKVTFRCMEKDLVGDVPEARYGHSIDVVYSRGKSMGVLFGGRSYMPSTQRITEKWNSVADCLPHVFLVDFEFGCATSYILPELQDGLSFHVSIARNDTIYILGGHSLANNIRPANLYRIRVDLPLGSPAINCTVLTGGISVSSAIRTQINNDEFVIVGGYQLENQKRMICNIVSLADNKIEIREMETPDWSPDIKHSKIWFGSNMGNGTIFLGIPGDNKQAVSEAFYFYTLKCAEDDVNEDQKAFTNSQTSTDDPGDSTPFEDSEEFCFSAEAYSFDGDDEFDTYNEDDEEDESETGYWITCCPTCDVDINTWVPFYSTELNKPAMIYCSHGDGHWVHAQCMDLAERTLVHLSAGSNKYYCNEHVGIARALHTPKRVLPLKKPPMKSLRKKGSGKVLTPAKKSFLRRLFD, from the coding sequence ATGTCACTGCAGATGGTAACAGTCAGTAACAACATGGCCTTAATTCAACCAGGCTTCTCACTGATGAATTTCGATGGGCAAGTTTTCTTCTTTGGTCAAAAAGGCTGGCCCAAGAGATCCTGCCCCACTGGAGTTTTCCATTTTGATATAAAGCATAACAATCTCAAACTGAAGCCTGCAGTTTTCTCTAAGGATTCCTGCTACCTTCCTCCTCTTCGCTACCCAGCCACGTGCATGGTCAAAGGTAGCTTAGAGTCTGAAAAACATCAATATATCATCCACGGAGGGAAAACACCAAACAATGAACTTTCAGATAAGATTTATGTCATGTCTGTTGTTtgcaagaacaacaaaaaagttacTTTTCGCTGCATGGAGAAAGACTTGGTAGGAGATGTTCCTGAAGCCAGATATGGTCATTCTATTGATGTGGTGTATAGTCGAGGGAAAAGTATGGGTGTTCTCTTTGGAGGACGGTCGTACATGCCTTCTACCCAAAGAATCACAGAAAAATGGAATAGTGTAGCTGACTGCCTGCCACATGTTTTCCTCGTGGATTTTGAATTTGGGTGTGCTACATCATATATTCTTCCAGAACTTCAGGATGGGCTGTCTTTTCATGTCTCTATTGCCAGAAATGATACCATCTATATTTTAGGAGGACATTCACTTGCCAATAACATCCGCCCTGCCAACCTGTACAGAATAAGGGTTGATCTTCCCTTGGGTAGCCCAGCTATTAATTGCACAGTCTTAACAGGAGGAATCTCTGTCTCCAGTGCAATCCGGACTCAAATTAACAATGATGAATTTGTTATTGTTGGTGGCTATCAGcttgaaaatcagaaaagaatgaTTTGCAACATTGTCTCTTTAGCagacaacaaaatagaaattcgTGAGATGGAGACCCCAGATTGGTCCCCAGACATTAAACACAGCAAGATATGGTTTGGAAGCAACATGGGAAATGGAACTATTTTTCTTGGCATACCAGGAGATAATAAACAAGCTGTTTCAGAAGCATTCTATTTCTATACGTTGAAATGTGCTGAAGATGATGTGAATGAAGATCAGAAAGCATTCACAAATAGTCAGACATCAACAGACGATCCAGGGGACTCTACTCCCTTTGAAGACTCAGAAGAATTTTGCTTCAGTGCAGAAGCATATAGttttgatggtgatgatgaattTGACACCTataatgaagatgatgaggaagatGAGTCTGAGACAGGCTATTGGATTACATGCTGCCCTACCTGTGATGTGGATATCAACACTTGGGTACCATTCTATTCAACTGAGCTCAACAAACCTGCCATGATCTACTGTTCCCATGGAGATGGGCACTGGGTCCATGCCCAGTGCATGGATCTGGCAGAACGCACGCTCGTCCATCTGTCAGCAGGAAGCAACAAGTATTACTGCAATGAGCATGTGGGGATTGCAAGAGCACTACATACCCCTAAAAGAGTCCTACCCTTAAAAAAGCCTCCAATGAAATCCCTCCGTAAAAAAGGTTCTGGGAAAGTCTTGACTCCTGCCAAGAAATCCTTTCTTAGAAGGTTGTTTGATTAG